A single region of the Elusimicrobium sp. An273 genome encodes:
- a CDS encoding iron-containing alcohol dehydrogenase: protein MKFDCYLPTKILFGAGRLNDLATAKLPGKKALIVISAGTSMRKYGYLERVQKLLAQQGVESVVFDKILPNPILAHVTEGAELARKEGCDFVIGLGGGSSIDSSKSIAVMAKNPGNYWDYISAGSGKGKFPKEGALPIVAITTTAGTGTEADPWTVITNGPEKIGTGWDFTFPTLSIVDPELMTSVPPHLTAYQGFDTLFHCTEGYIANIATPVSDALALKAIELIAKYLPRAVKDGNDLEARANVALANTLGGMVETFSSCTSEHSLEHALSAYYPKLPHGAGLIMISLPYYKFFLGKVADERYANMAQAMGEDVRSLPAEKRAQAFIAALEKLQKACGVDNLKMSDYGVKADEMDKLATTAKETMGGLFTLDVHSLTHEEAIQIMKEAYK from the coding sequence ATGAAATTTGATTGTTATTTGCCAACTAAAATTTTATTTGGCGCCGGCCGCTTAAACGATTTGGCCACCGCCAAACTGCCGGGCAAAAAAGCCCTGATTGTGATTTCGGCCGGTACGTCCATGCGCAAGTACGGGTATTTGGAACGGGTTCAAAAATTATTGGCGCAGCAAGGCGTAGAGAGCGTGGTGTTTGACAAAATTCTGCCCAACCCCATTTTGGCCCACGTCACAGAAGGCGCGGAGCTGGCCCGCAAGGAAGGATGTGATTTTGTAATCGGCCTGGGCGGGGGAAGCAGCATTGATTCCTCCAAATCCATTGCCGTGATGGCCAAAAACCCCGGCAATTATTGGGATTATATCAGCGCCGGCTCCGGCAAAGGCAAATTCCCCAAAGAAGGGGCTCTGCCCATTGTGGCCATTACCACCACGGCCGGCACCGGTACGGAAGCCGACCCGTGGACGGTGATTACCAACGGGCCCGAAAAAATCGGCACCGGATGGGATTTTACGTTTCCGACGCTTTCCATTGTAGACCCGGAACTGATGACCTCCGTTCCGCCGCATTTGACCGCTTACCAAGGGTTTGACACGCTGTTTCACTGCACGGAAGGGTATATTGCCAACATCGCTACGCCCGTTTCCGACGCGCTTGCCTTGAAAGCCATTGAACTGATTGCCAAATACCTGCCGCGCGCCGTAAAAGACGGCAACGACCTGGAAGCGCGCGCCAACGTGGCACTGGCCAACACGCTGGGCGGCATGGTGGAAACCTTTTCCTCCTGCACCAGTGAACACTCGCTGGAGCACGCCTTAAGCGCCTATTACCCCAAATTGCCGCACGGGGCGGGGCTGATTATGATCTCGCTGCCGTACTACAAGTTCTTCCTGGGCAAAGTGGCCGACGAACGCTACGCCAATATGGCGCAGGCGATGGGCGAGGACGTCCGCTCCCTGCCGGCCGAAAAGCGCGCCCAAGCGTTTATTGCCGCACTGGAAAAACTGCAAAAAGCCTGCGGCGTGGACAACCTGAAAATGAGCGACTACGGCGTAAAAGCCGACGAAATGGACAAGCTGGCCACCACCGCCAAAGAAACAATGGGCGGGTTATTTACGCTGGACGTTCATTCGTTGACGCACGAAGAAGCCATCCAAATTATGAAAGAAGCTTACAAATAG
- a CDS encoding Fur family transcriptional regulator codes for MNLQLNEQKEELQKRLNRFEAQCRAKGLRVTEQRREIFCTVAQSCEHPSAEKVFQSVRKTLPNVSLDTVYRTLASLEDMDLLMRVGLSSKARFDGDLRPHCHFVCTRCGEVYDIFPQTGDAPLPLPRAAREMGEVKQVNLQLRGICKKCQAKK; via the coding sequence ATGAACCTCCAACTAAACGAACAAAAAGAAGAACTTCAGAAACGGCTAAACCGCTTTGAAGCGCAATGCCGGGCAAAAGGCCTGCGCGTTACCGAGCAGCGGCGGGAAATTTTTTGCACGGTGGCGCAGTCGTGCGAGCACCCCAGTGCGGAAAAAGTTTTCCAGTCCGTGCGCAAGACCCTGCCCAATGTGTCGCTGGATACGGTGTACCGCACGTTGGCCTCGCTGGAGGATATGGATTTACTGATGCGGGTAGGGCTTTCGTCCAAGGCCCGCTTTGACGGGGATTTGCGTCCCCACTGCCACTTTGTCTGCACCCGCTGCGGCGAAGTGTACGATATCTTCCCGCAAACGGGCGACGCGCCCCTGCCGCTGCCTCGCGCGGCGCGGGAAATGGGCGAAGTAAAGCAGGTTAATTTGCAGCTTCGCGGAATTTGTAAAAAGTGCCAAGCCAAGAAATAA
- the rbr gene encoding rubrerythrin: MELKGSKTEKNLMAAFAGESQATNKYTYYASKAKKEGFVQISKIFEQTAGNEREHAKLWFKALHDNDIPTTAENLLDAANGENYEWTDMYATFAKEAKEEGFDKLAYLFEAVGKIEKMHEERYRKLLHNVETQEVFKKAGIVMWECANCGHIHIGEKAPEVCPVCAHPQAYFMIHPENY; this comes from the coding sequence ATGGAACTCAAAGGATCTAAAACCGAAAAAAACTTAATGGCGGCTTTTGCGGGTGAATCGCAAGCTACCAATAAATACACCTATTATGCTTCCAAAGCCAAAAAAGAAGGCTTTGTGCAAATCAGCAAAATTTTTGAACAAACCGCCGGCAACGAACGCGAACACGCCAAATTGTGGTTCAAAGCCTTGCACGATAACGACATTCCGACCACGGCCGAAAACCTGTTGGATGCCGCCAACGGCGAAAACTATGAATGGACGGATATGTATGCCACTTTTGCCAAAGAAGCCAAAGAAGAAGGCTTTGACAAACTGGCCTATCTGTTTGAAGCCGTGGGCAAAATTGAAAAAATGCACGAAGAACGCTACCGCAAGCTCCTGCACAATGTAGAAACGCAGGAAGTATTCAAAAAAGCCGGCATCGTCATGTGGGAATGCGCCAACTGCGGTCACATTCACATCGGCGAAAAAGCCCCCGAAGTGTGCCCCGTGTGCGCCCACCCGCAGGCTTATTTCATGATTCACCCGGAAAACTATTAA
- a CDS encoding MFS transporter, giving the protein MSQQLLNLPRKWLIFTVTATGTFMGTLDGGVVNVALPSIANQFNANIENIQFIVTIYLLAVTCFLPIFGKLSDLYSRKKLYLGGFFVFGVGSILCSLAGSLPMMIFARAVQGLGSSAMMANSQAIIAKAFSGKDRGRALGGIGAVVALGSLAGPAVGGFLIQHFGWPSVFWVNLPVCAIGIWRGLQIIPRFNPKSKMRMDMWGAVFFLISCFSFLYALNDGPSKHWNAPIILGAFATAAVFFGLFYYRERVSKTPFIGLSIFKVRAISYGYAVAVLGFMAVFTNSVLFPFYAADILHLDPVQTGLLILPFPVALALSSPISGLLSEKYPARLITTIGLGLVIAGTLMFSFMDGETSFFYIALAQLIAGCGSGTFQVPNNNTVISAAPKNKLGIVSSVNALARNAGMIMGIALSVAVYAAVQNLFISRGAAPDAAFLHGYQAAMWFGAAVALAGGILSAKRD; this is encoded by the coding sequence ATGAGTCAACAACTGCTTAACCTGCCGCGCAAGTGGCTGATTTTTACCGTTACGGCAACGGGCACCTTTATGGGCACGCTGGACGGGGGCGTCGTCAACGTGGCGCTGCCGTCTATTGCCAATCAGTTTAACGCCAACATTGAAAACATCCAGTTTATCGTTACGATTTATCTCTTGGCGGTAACGTGTTTTCTGCCGATATTCGGCAAACTTTCCGATCTCTACAGCCGCAAAAAATTATATTTGGGCGGTTTTTTTGTGTTTGGCGTCGGCAGTATTTTATGCTCGCTGGCGGGCAGCCTGCCGATGATGATTTTCGCCCGCGCGGTACAGGGGCTGGGATCGTCGGCCATGATGGCCAACTCGCAGGCCATTATCGCAAAAGCCTTCTCCGGCAAAGACCGCGGGCGCGCGCTCGGCGGCATCGGGGCCGTGGTGGCGTTGGGCTCTTTGGCGGGGCCTGCCGTAGGCGGTTTTTTAATCCAACACTTTGGCTGGCCCAGCGTGTTTTGGGTCAATTTGCCCGTCTGCGCCATTGGCATTTGGCGCGGCCTGCAAATCATTCCGCGCTTTAACCCCAAGAGCAAAATGCGTATGGATATGTGGGGGGCGGTATTCTTTTTAATTTCTTGTTTTTCCTTCTTGTATGCGCTAAACGACGGCCCGTCCAAACATTGGAATGCGCCCATTATCTTAGGCGCGTTTGCAACGGCGGCCGTGTTCTTTGGGCTATTTTATTACCGCGAAAGAGTTTCCAAAACGCCCTTTATCGGACTGTCCATTTTTAAAGTGCGCGCCATTTCCTACGGATATGCGGTGGCGGTACTGGGGTTTATGGCGGTTTTTACCAATTCCGTCTTATTCCCGTTCTACGCCGCCGATATTTTACATTTGGATCCGGTGCAAACGGGCCTGCTGATTTTGCCGTTCCCGGTGGCGCTGGCGCTTTCGTCGCCGATCAGCGGGCTGCTGTCCGAAAAATATCCGGCCCGCCTGATTACGACCATTGGGCTGGGGCTGGTGATTGCAGGCACCCTGATGTTCTCGTTTATGGACGGGGAAACGTCCTTCTTCTACATTGCGCTGGCACAGCTGATTGCAGGCTGCGGCTCGGGCACTTTCCAGGTGCCTAACAACAATACCGTCATCAGCGCGGCGCCCAAAAACAAGTTGGGCATCGTCTCCAGCGTAAATGCGCTGGCCAGAAACGCCGGAATGATTATGGGCATTGCCCTTTCCGTGGCGGTATATGCGGCGGTGCAAAATCTTTTTATCAGCCGGGGAGCGGCCCCCGACGCCGCCTTTTTGCACGGCTATCAGGCCGCCATGTGGTTTGGCGCGGCGGTGGCGCTGGCGGGGGGAATTCTATCGGCCAAGCGGGATTAA
- a CDS encoding MFS transporter — MKIQAPHIAYKWLIFSVTAIGVFMSTLDGGIVNIALPVMAHDLNAGLERIQWVVSIYLLTTTCFLPVFGKLSDMYSRKYLYLTGFLLFGVGSLLAAFSKSLSWMIFSRIVQGLGASAMISNCQAIIAKAFRGKDRGRALGGIGAMVAVGFLAGPAVGGFLIQHWGWQSVFWINVPISALGIWRGIQIIPLFKSNAKVKMDVLGAICFILFCFCFLYALDEGESQHWTSFLIIGSFVMSVLFFGIFYMRERTSKNPFIGLSLFKIQAISYGCIVSLLGFIALNCNSILFPFYMSDILHRSPLQMSLLMMPFPVALAIASPVSGWLSERYSARLITTVGFGFIIIGASMFVGIGTHPSIAYIIVAQLMMGTGSGTFQAPNNNTIIGGAPSDRLGMVVSISALARNMGAVMGIALSVLIFSSVKRHYLAAGLAGQDAFMNAYQASMVFCIVMALAAAYFSAAREKRKKRKKQPTGFYESTTA; from the coding sequence ATGAAAATACAAGCACCGCACATTGCCTATAAATGGCTGATTTTTTCCGTAACGGCTATCGGGGTATTTATGTCTACCCTGGACGGAGGAATCGTCAACATTGCACTGCCCGTCATGGCGCACGATTTAAACGCCGGGCTGGAGCGCATTCAATGGGTCGTAAGCATCTACCTGCTGACGACCACCTGCTTCCTGCCGGTATTCGGCAAACTTTCCGATATGTACAGCCGCAAATACCTGTATCTGACGGGTTTTCTCCTTTTTGGCGTGGGTTCTTTGCTGGCGGCATTTTCCAAAAGTTTAAGTTGGATGATTTTCTCCCGCATTGTGCAAGGCCTTGGCGCCAGCGCGATGATTTCCAACTGCCAGGCCATTATCGCCAAAGCGTTTCGCGGAAAAGACCGCGGCCGCGCCTTAGGCGGCATAGGCGCCATGGTGGCGGTGGGTTTTTTGGCGGGGCCTGCCGTGGGGGGATTTTTAATTCAGCATTGGGGCTGGCAGTCGGTGTTTTGGATTAATGTGCCCATCAGCGCGCTGGGCATTTGGCGCGGCATACAAATTATCCCGCTTTTTAAGTCCAACGCAAAGGTAAAAATGGACGTCTTGGGCGCCATTTGCTTTATTTTGTTCTGTTTCTGTTTTTTGTATGCCTTAGACGAGGGCGAAAGCCAACACTGGACGTCTTTTCTGATCATCGGTTCGTTTGTGATGTCCGTCCTGTTTTTTGGCATTTTTTATATGCGTGAACGTACCTCCAAAAACCCGTTTATCGGCCTTTCCCTCTTTAAAATACAGGCCATTTCCTACGGGTGCATTGTTTCGCTTTTGGGGTTTATTGCGCTTAACTGCAACTCTATTTTGTTTCCTTTTTATATGTCCGACATTCTGCACCGCTCTCCGCTGCAAATGAGCCTGCTGATGATGCCCTTCCCCGTGGCGCTGGCCATTGCTTCGCCCGTGTCGGGCTGGCTGTCGGAGCGGTATTCGGCGCGTTTAATCACGACGGTGGGATTCGGGTTTATCATTATCGGGGCCTCTATGTTTGTAGGCATTGGCACGCACCCGTCCATCGCGTACATTATTGTGGCCCAATTGATGATGGGCACCGGCTCGGGCACCTTCCAGGCCCCCAATAATAACACGATTATCGGCGGGGCGCCAAGCGACCGGCTGGGCATGGTGGTCAGCATCAGCGCGCTGGCGCGCAATATGGGGGCGGTGATGGGGATTGCGCTGTCGGTCTTGATTTTTTCCTCGGTCAAACGCCATTACTTGGCAGCCGGCCTGGCGGGACAGGACGCTTTTATGAATGCGTATCAGGCGTCTATGGTGTTTTGCATTGTGATGGCGCTGGCGGCGGCGTACTTCTCGGCCGCGCGCGAAAAACGCAAGAAACGCAAAAAACAGCCTACGGGTTTTTATGAGTCAACAACTGCTTAA